One Dioscorea cayenensis subsp. rotundata cultivar TDr96_F1 chromosome 17, TDr96_F1_v2_PseudoChromosome.rev07_lg8_w22 25.fasta, whole genome shotgun sequence DNA window includes the following coding sequences:
- the LOC120280184 gene encoding uncharacterized mitochondrial protein AtMg00810-like, with protein sequence MDQPQGFESKVHPEYVCKLKKALYGLKQAPRAWYGKIAEFLVQSGYRLTASDSSLFVKHTGGKMAIVLVYVDDLILTGDLTEEIQCTKENLSVRFQMKELGELKHFLGLEVEKTKEGMFLCQQKYAKDLLETYGMLECKPLSTPMEPNIKLRAGEGKNLEDPRMYRQLVGSLIYLTLTRPDLAYAVGVASRYMQNPKKPHLEAVRRILRYLKGTTDYGILYRKGEGCQVTGYCDADYAGDCDTRRSTTGYIFSLGSGAVSWCSKRQPTVSLSTTEAEYRAAAMAAQESTWLMQLLRDLHQPIEQVILHCDNRSAVCLAENPMFHARTKHIEVHYHFLREKVLQGEIHMKLTPTEEQVADIFTKSLSTKKFEDLRAQLGILKKASIQEKSVLRGSDKEAALPLSFMKFPTAIDSS encoded by the coding sequence AtggatcaaccacaaggatttgaAAGCAAGGTTCATCCAGAGTATGTGTGCAAGCTCAAGAAGGCATTATATGGCTTGAAGCAGGCTCCAAGAGCATGGTATGGGAAAATTGCAGAGTTTCTTGTACAAAGTGGCTACAGGTTAACAGCATCAGATTCGAGCCTATTCGTCAAGCACACTGGAGGCAAGATGGCCATAGTATTGGTGTACGTTGACGACCTCATCTTAACCGGAGATCTCACTGAAGAAATCCAGTGCACGAAAGAAAATCTTTCAGTTCGGTTCCAGATGAAGGAGCTTGGAGAATTGAAGCATTTTCTGGGGCTCGAAGTCGAGAAGACAAAGGAAGGTATGTTCTTATGTCAACAAAAGTATGCAAAGGATCTACTAGAAACATACGGGATGCTGGAGTGCAAGCCACTATCTACACCAATGGAGCCAAACATCAAGCTTCGTGCAGGAGAAGGGAAAAACTTGGAAGATCCAAGGATGTATCGACAATTGGTAGGTAGCCTTATCTATCTAACTCTTACTCGACCTGACTTGGCATATGCAGTCGGAGTAGCAAGTCGTTACATGCAAAATCCAAAGAAACCACATTTGGAAGCAGTTCGGCGGATACTGCGATATTTAAAAGGAACTACAGATTACGGTATTCTATACCGAAAAGGTGAAGGATGCCAAGTAACTGGGTATTGCGACGCTGATTACGCTGGAGATTGTGACACAAGGCGATCGACTACAGGTTACATCTTCAGTTTGGGATCAGGAGCTGTGTCGTGGTGCAGTAAGAGACAGCCTACCGTATCTCTCTCCACCACCGAAGCTGAGTATAGAGCAGCAGCTATGGCAGCACAAGAAAGCACGTGGTTGATGCAATTACTAAGAGATCTTCATCAACCGATTGAACAAGTAATACTTCATTGTGATAACAGGTCAGCAGTGTGCCTAGCAGAAAATCCAATGTTTCATGCAAGGACAAAACATATTGAGGTACACTACCACTTTCTAAGAGAAAAGGTGCTACAAGGTGAGATCCACATGAAGCTGACGCCCACAGAAGAGCAAGTTGCTGATATCTTTACTAAAAGTCTCAGCACAAAGAAATTTGAAGATCTACGAGCACAGTTAGGAATACTCAAGAAAGCATCAATTCAAGAAAAGTCAGTGCTGAGGGGGAGTGATAAAGAAGCAGCACTTCCATTAAGCTTCATGAAGTTTCCCACCGCCATTGACTCTTCTTGA